From Anopheles coluzzii chromosome 3, AcolN3, whole genome shotgun sequence, the proteins below share one genomic window:
- the LOC120956776 gene encoding juvenile hormone epoxide hydrolase 1-like, with amino-acid sequence MGIVARIGLVLLGIFIALGYRAYEQLSVTPRLPNNIEFFEYWGPEGGDPYGGSLEIVPFNVSYPLEVIERLRKQLHDAPSLTAPLEEAAFQYGFNSERLKEIVQYWRTDYLDRWDERQAYLNRFTHFKTKIQGLDIHFIRDRLESVRNPKRIVPLLLLHGWPGSVREFYDIIPMLSNRTSDKEYVFDVIVPSLPGYGWSEGSSKPGLSTSKVAVIMKNLMARLGYRSFYIQGGDWGAIIGNLMAILFEKDILGVHLNMCMGSGSPLTMGKMVLSSLAPSYFIEKQHIDFYHPTWPKIVELILEGGYLHLQATKPDTIGTALQNNPIGLAAYILEKFSTWTNPANRNLQDGGLEQHYSLDALLDNVMIYYLTDSITTSQRLYAESFSADELGKAYENIPTNVPAACAKFRHELFQYPDWILKEHFTNLMQSNHYNDGGHFAAMQLPEVLYKDIVQFVNRLYVR; translated from the exons ATGGGGATAGTAGCACGAATAGGTCTTGTTCTGCTCGGTATTTTTATCGCACTCGGTTATAGGGCGTACGAGCAACTCTCCGTAACGCCACGTCTACCGAACAATATAGAGTTTTTTGAATACTGGGGTCCCGAAGGAGGCGACCCGTACGGGGGCAGTTTGGAGATCGTTCCGTTTAATGTTTCCTACCCGCTGGAAGTGATTGAACGGTTGCGCAAACAGCTGCACGATGCACCATCGCTTACTGCCCCACTGGAGGAAGCCGCTTTCCAGTACGGATTCAATAGTGAGCGTTTGAAAGAAATTGTCCAGTACTGGCGAACGGATTATTTGGATCGCTGGGATGAGCGGCAAGCGTACCTGAACCGATTCACTCACTTTAAAACCAAGATACAAGGTTTGGATATACACTTTATACGTGATAGGTTGGAATCGGTTCGCAATCCGAAGCGTATCGTGCCGCTGCTATTGCTGCACGGTTGGCCCGGGTCGGTTCGGGAGTTCTATGATATTATTCCAATGCTGAGCAATCGGACGAGTGATAAGGAGTATGTGTTTGATGTGATTGTGCCGAGTCTGCCCGGGTACGGTTGGTCTGAGGGATCCTCGAAACCGGGCCTAAGTACGTCCAAGGTAGCGGTCATTATGAAAAATCTAATGGCACGCCTAGGGTACAGAAGTTTCTACATTCAGGGTGGTGATTGGGGGGCGATAATTGGGAATTTGATGGCCATTCTTTTCGAGAAGGACATTTTGG GAGTTCATCTCAACATGTGCATGGGAAGCGGAAGCCCTCTCACCATGGGAAAAATGGTCCTCTCCAGCTTAGCTCCGAGCTATTTCATTGAGAAACAGCACATCGACTTCTACCATCCAACGTGGCCAAAGATTGTGGAGCTTATTCTGGAGGGAGGCTACCTACACCTGCAAGCTACCAAACCCGATACCATCGGTACGGCCCTGCAAAACAATCCCATAGGACTGGCGGCTTACATTCTGGAGAAGTTTTCCACCTGGACCAATCCAGCCAATCGCAACCTGCAAGATGGCGGCCTTGAGCAACACTACTCACTGGACGCGCTGCTAGACAACGTGATGATTTACTACCTGACCGACAGCATCACCACATCGCAACGACTGTACGCGGAATCGTTCAGCGCGGACGAGCTTGGCAAGGCGTACGAAAACATTCCCACCAATGTCCCGGCAGCGTGTGCCAAATTTCGGCATGAGCTGTTCCAATATCCCGACTGGATACTGAAGGAACACTTTACGAATTTAATGCAAAGCAATCACTACAACGATGGCGGTCACTTTGCCGCCATGCAACTGCCCGAGGTGCTTTACAAGGATATTGTCCAGTTTGTGAATCGGCTGTATGTGCGCTAG
- the LOC120956777 gene encoding juvenile hormone epoxide hydrolase 1-like produces MGLGTQFLCLFVGCVSLAGYSYYRELTTPLPVPTLQLDEYWGPGDGATYQEDTSIRSFNISIDTRTIQKLLQQLKDLPHLEQPLENADSFEYGFNTNRLREIVHFWRKRYLPKWAIEREPYLNRYPHYKAQIQGLDIHYIHVRPEAGKRTVLPLLLLHGWPGSVREFYDIIPLLTEPSTEREFTFEVIVPSLPGFGWSQGSAKVGFGGQKMAVVMRNLMERIGHKRFFVHGGDWGALITDMMGTYFPDSVMGIHQSGCGVIGTLATWKTMIASVAPSLFVEKRHVPYYFPLGSYFREILLESGYMHLQATKPDTIGTALIGNPIGLAAYILEKFSTQTDRAFRKLPDGGLERAFSLDALLDNLMIYYLTDSITTSQRLYAEAFSKRELFAGELERIPNLVPAACAKFRHDVLQTIDWALRGHYHNLVQSNHFDDGGHFSVMQVPKVVYRDILEFVEKVFEG; encoded by the exons ATGGGACTCGGGACACAGTTTCTTTGCCTGTTTGTAGGATGTGTCAGTTTGGCGGGGTATTCGTACTATCGAGAATTGACTACCCCTCTGCCCGTTCCAACGCTCCAGCTGGATGAATATTGGGGACCGGGCGATGGAGCAACCTACCAAGAGGACACCTCTATACGATCGTTCAATATTTCCATCGACACTCGAACGATCCAGAAGCTCCTACAACAACTAAAGGATCTACCCCATCTAGAACAGCCGCTCGAAAATGCCGACAGTTTCGAGTATGGATTCAACACTAATCGTTTACGCGAAATTGTACATTTCTGGCGCAAACGGTATCTCCCGAAATGGGCCATCGAACGTGAACCGTATCTGAATCGCTATCCACATTACAAGGCCCAAATTCAAGGTCTGGACATACATTACATCCATGTACGTCCGGAGGCTGGGAAGAGAACGGTACTtccgctactgctgcttcacGGTTGGCCTGGATCGGTACGAGAGTTCTACGACATCATTCCACTGCTTACTGAACCATCCACCGAGCGTGAGTTTACCTTCGAAGTGATCGTACCAAGCTTGCCCGGTTTCGGGTGGTCTCAGGGCAGTGCGAAGGTGGGTTTCGGAGGTCAAAAGATGGCCGTCGTCATGAGGAACCTGATGGAACGGATCGGTCACAAGCGGTTCTTCGTGCATGGGGGCGACTGGGGAGCACTGATCACGGACATGATGGGGACATACTTTCCGGACAGTGTTATGG GCATCCATCAGTCTGGCTGCGGTGTGATAGGAACTCTCGCCACTTGGAAAACGATGATCGCAAGCGTTGCTCCTTCATTATTTGTGGAAAAGCGACACGTTCCTTACTACTTCCCACTCGGATCGTACTTTAGGGAAATTCTTCTCGAGTCCGGTTACATGCACCTGCAGGCAACGAAACCGGACACGATCGGAACTGCACTGATCGGCAACCCAATCGGACTCGCCGCTTACATTctggaaaagttttccaccCAAACCGACCGAGCGTTTCGCAAGCTGCCCGACGGTGGTCTTGAACGAGCGTTCAGTCTCGACGCCCTGCTAGACAACTTGATGATCTACTATCTGACCGACAGTATCACTACCTCGCAAAGGCTGTATGCGGAAGCGTTCAGCAAGCGGGAACTGTTTGCCGGTGAGTTGGAACGGATTCCCAACCTGGTACCGGCGGCATGTGCTAAGTTTAGGCACGATGTGCTACAAACGATCGATTGGGCCTTGCGGGGACACTATCACAACTTGGTGCAGAGCAATCATTTCGATGATGGGGGACACTTTTCCGTAATGCAGGTGCCGAAGGTTGTCTACCGAGATATATTGGAATTTGTGGAAAAGGTGTTTGAAGGTTAG
- the LOC120956778 gene encoding juvenile hormone epoxide hydrolase 2-like — protein sequence MGFMLRVLFVGISLATAVVFKQYRNLTAPMPVPDLNMKQYWGPGDVKQYREDTSIKPFKVSYDAAVIEKLRGKLTDVPKLTPPLDGVAFEYGFNTNRLQDILKYWRTTYLDKWSEREKFLNKFPHFQTQIQGLNIHYIHVKPKVPAGTKVLPLLLLHGWPGSVREFYDIIPLLTTSSKDKDFVFEVIVPSLPGYGWSQGSAKKGLSPSEVAIVMKNLMSRVGFEQFYIQGGDWGSLIGNYIATYFQSNVLGVHLNMCSIMTPLSYPKMFLAALKPSLFIDEQYTDFYFPLSAKFANIIEETGYMHIQSTKPDTIGTVLQGNPVGLAAYILEKFSTWTNPAYRNLPDGGLEKYFSLDALLDNVMIYYLTDSITTSQRIYAEAFASDELKKEIDRIPTAVPAACAKFRHELFQQIDWVLKDHFTNLVQSNHFEDGGHFAAMQLPEVLYKDFVAFIASIQK from the exons ATGGGCTTTATGTTGAGAGTTTTGTTCGTGGGAATTTCGCTGGCCACAGCCGTGGTCTTCAAGCAGTATCGCAACCTTACTGCACCGATGCCTGTCCCCGATCTGAACATGAAACAGTACTGGGGCCCGGGAGATGTGAAACAGTACAGGGAGGACACGAGCATTAAACCGTTCAAGGTGTCGTACGATGCGGCAGTGATCGAGAAGCTGCGCGGCAAGTTGACGGACGTGCCCAAGCTAACGCCACCGCTCGACGGGGTTGCCTTTGAGTATGGGTTCAACACGAACCGGCTGCAGGACATCCTCAAGTACTGGCGCACCACGTACCTGGACAAATGGAGCGAGCGGGAGAAGTTCCTCAACAAGTTCCCCCACTTCCAGACCCAGATCCAGGGCCTCAACATTCACTACATTCACGTGAAGCCGAAGGTGCCGGCCGGTACGAAGgttctgccgctgctgctactgcacgGGTGGCCCGGATCGGTGCGCGAGTTTTACGACATCATCCCCCTGCTGACGACCAGCTCGAAGGATAAGGACTTTGTGTTCGAGGTGATTGTACCGAGCCTGCCCGGGTACGGCTGGTCGCAGGGCAGCGCCAAAAAGGGCCTAAGCCCGTCGGAGGTGGCGATCGTGATGAAAAATCTGATGAGTCGCGTCGGCTTCGAACAGTTCTACATCCAGGGCGGTGACTGGGGATCGCTGATCGGGAACTACATTGCCACCTACTTCCAGAGCAACGTACTGG GTGTTCATCTCAACATGTGCTCCATCATGACGCCACTGTCCTACCCAAAGATGTTCCTTGCCGCCCTAAAGCCTTCGCTGTTTATCGATGAGCAGTACACCGATTTCTATTTCCCATTGAGCGCTAAGTTCGCTAACATCATCGAAGAAACGGGCTACATGCACATACAGTCCACCAAACCGGACACGATCGGTACGGTGCTGCAGGGTAATCCGGTCGGCCTGGCCGCCTACATACTGGAGAAGTTCTCCACCTGGACCAATCCGGCCTATCGCAATCTGCCGGACGGTGGGCTCGAGAAATACTTCAGCCTCGACGCACTGCTAGACAACGTGATGATCTACTATCTGACCGATAGCATTACCACGTCGCAGCGAATCTACGCCGAGGCGTTCGCATCGGACGAGCTGAAGAAGGAGATCGATCGCATTCCGACTGCAGTGCCGGCCGCCTGTGCCAAGTTCCGGCACGAGCTGTTCCAGCAGATCGATTGGGTGCTGAAGGATCACTTTACCAATCTGGTTCAGAGCAACCATTTCGAGGATGGCGGTCACTTTGCGGCCATGCAGCTGCCCGAGGTGCTGTACAAAGATTTCGTGGCGTTCATTGCCTCGATTCAGAAGTGA
- the LOC120958211 gene encoding actin-like protein 6A, with protein sequence MSGSGMLYGGDEIGALVFDPGHHSLRVGYAQDDTPKADIPSVVGVGPADPVMNSDLETKADNNIGSTNKYYVDTTHINVARPNMEIQSYMKDGMIENWDLFEKVIDYVYAKVVQSDSMYHPVLFSESAWNVRNNRERLTELMLEKYNVPAFFLVKNAVLAAFANGRATALVVDSGATHTSAVPVHEGYVLSQAVVKSPLGGDYLSLQCRHYLEGQNIDLTPTYAIASKDVIKERDTARFTPKELPEKLTASWQQYMLKGLLQDFQMSAVQVLETPYDERTAAAIPAVHYEFPNGYHQDFGPERFKLAESLFDHNMLGAGQLASASVGMCDADVRLSLYGSVVVTGGNSLLPGFAERLNRDLQHRAPSNTRLKMISANGSVERRFGAWIGGSILGSIGTFQQMWISSQEYEESGKSQVERKCP encoded by the exons ATGAGCGGTAGTGGCATGCTGTACGGGGGCGATGAAATCGGTGCGCTCGTGTTCGATCCGGGCCACCATTCGCTGCGGGTAGGGTACGCACAGGATGACACACCGAAAGCCGACATCCCGTCCGTGGTCGGCGTTGGTCCGGCGGATCCGGTCATGAATTCGGATCTGGAGACGAAAGCGGACAACAACATTGGCAGCA ctAACAAGTACTACGTAGACACAACGCACATCAATGTCGCACGGCCAAACATGGAAATTCAGTCGTACATGAAGGATGGCATGATTGAGAACTGGGATCTGTTCGAAAAGGTCATTGACTACGTGTATGCGAAG GTTGTACAGTCGGACTCGATGTACCATCCGGTGCTGTTTTCCGAATCTGCCTGGAACGTGCGCAACAACCGCGAACGACTGACCGAGCTCATGCTGGAAAAGTACAATGTTCCGGCATTCTTTCTCGTTAAAAATGCCGTTTTGGCTGCGTTTGCCAACGGGCGCGCAACGGCACTGGTGGTGGACAGCGGTGCAACACATACCTCAGCCGTCCCCGTTCAT GAAGGATACGTCCTCAGCCAGGCGGTAGTAAAATCACCGCTCGGCGGTGATTACCTTTCCCTGCAGTGTCGCCATTATCTCGAAGGGCAAAACATTGACCTCACGCCAACGTACGCGATCGCTTCGAAGGACGTGATAAAGGAGCGCGATACGGCCCGGTTCACGCCGAAGGAGCTGCCGGAAAAGCTGACCGCCTCCTGGCAGCAGTACATGCTGAAGGGGTTGCTGCAGGACTTCCAGATGTCGGCCGTGCAGGTGCTGGAAACGCCGTACGATGAGCGTACGGCCGCCGCTATCCCGGCCGTACACTACGAGTTCCCGAACGGGTACCATCAGGACTTTGGTCCGGAGCGGTTCAAGCTGGCGGAGAGCCTGTTCGATCACAACATGCTCGGGGCGGGCCAGCTAGCATCGGCCAGCGTGGGCATGTGCGATGCGGACGTTCGCCTGTCGCTGTACGGTTCGGTGGTGGTGACGGGCGGCAACTCGCTGCTGCCCGGGTTTGCCGAACGGCTTAACCGGGACCTGCAGCACCGTGCGCCGTCGAACACGCGGTTAAAGATGATCTCGGCGAACGGGTCGGTCGAGCGGAGGTTCGGCGCGTGGATCGGTGGCTCGATTCTGGGCAGCATCGGCACATTCCAGCAGATGTGGATCTCCTCGCAGGAGTACGAAGAGTCGGGCAAAAGTCAGGTGGAGCGGAAGTGTCCCTAG
- the LOC120956774 gene encoding adenylate cyclase type 10-like — MLELMPSSIVDVGSTRLKKAVDKELIITRCRNRLKGKKNLKKYLPERFSFLYQFLWNQMPSNLYENIIGKLNKSHLEFKTKVISSMVPDEVLHSPDDYKTTKFMTAVMFLDVSGFTDLSELYNNPENGGASKLSQVLNTYLGGIVHEILGHGGDILKFSGDAILVLFTANSSVSLPDAIHRAIDTAIIIQLSYGRYKTDVGVTLRIKIAISAGEVHFSLVGTQAFSHYVVAGQPVWKVKMAERIALAGDIIVTYYAWSYIHDNEYVWESCADKLHLKIKGFTSYWRSAKRLNFSESSYWDDQEDEDPMEQDDSIKIDSEMLAIRPRLKYVTPHVVSSSLQKFLIKPVLNAVENNEPLELLTEMRQIVTVFLNIVLKPRDVVEMIKEINSIFTTVCKIVDNYEGIVNKLSLFDKDVMFLIIFGLRGLKHEMDSQIALHCACEIQETYAKNPSIISSSIGITTGIAYCGIVGHTVRREYSAIGVDVNKAARLMMAYPHKVTCDKSTFMMSKLDPAHFTLQDAIQLKGLHNVGPIYEFREFIAERELLKPMVYNYPLVDRDQFIEIFQEMIEDGLVIAQQTVQCTRADFPADQWIQNCLLIRGEGQMGKTRLINEFFYIALRNKHISSLCFSLSLKDSKKPFSAVSLCISRPLGFTETITTATRQNRMKLYLREHRLEQHVSLLNEILGTSFNETPATAALGPAEKDAARKELFRFLCQKTFQNLWVLIIDDAEFMDDESFDLFDVIWEMPQIITVLTVGYQKRLSPVRVRVLDSPHVCQVKLPPIETLLHKAVACQFLNVNAIPLDLERLLHTISNGNPGWINTFLLCLRQSGLLRIKRMGYSAAQADGYVFCESSFLHRDSIKSSSTLRPSLSDWRLFESSFDSGDPLLYPGEETPSLFNKIVDVAYLAGPVDTKDYYTSRNLEAFHLMLYDSLSAFEQLVCKCAAFLGQKFLRASLMYTMATESEWEVAIAMKKLFDLQILSCAIGDFSEGFRLAQKNVNSSWLESGECACIALEVDRTCKDLPKYAVCGYSKFNSSEFHSTVYNLVTEEQKKQYHSNALEFIESETKKCNSCGAVPFKNLLSSEETYEVQVGCRNSEASGDGNEMLFQSSTSRFSLYSSQQSIIFDCFRRRRSSSRRAPVLSYGAYSFVNCTCNMILYNMFSEIVLHSRGAGMLEKCVEAMIEWARICIKLSNIPKAIAILEEAEKLMASIDTVENIALVTYLRGRLYTVKARGKYSLEQFERALELYYRAARTLGMDFPRQRSLVRLKSKYYLAKVKSYLNPTGKEKSRSSKSLFYSLIVSQIASCFNGMHKLFVKLRDWDRAALAAIWGLKHALRHRKGSTVLVKSFANFFHTAYHVGYSESIAWMQERSLEIVAENVHRIDADYLDAVVRFYTALFRCQTLRSKKILSIELGKVVLHINDKLQQQSAEWDIIPILCELLLSHRRIAETVQTLWALQQLIVHQQSSPTGHIWYYAICLDVLLDTSCCIETYRRSENFYYKNRESFLAQRDGFASARLFANLWLWCVRYGAWVAADNWLALLRDHFVLSAYDSTININTAVRILEGMVLTLINHIEARNTAQIRRVRASIETLLGSVEQALAVNRNHVARFELMRIYYRQVVDPRAGGTVRRELAAAAKRAHQRNDRLCHDQIEHTAKFWQRELTPALENFWLDHAAGSDRSDGASRNQSFAAGPAFGIGNEQLYDYASCILNHERIYPYSMPLPRARFR; from the exons ATGTTGGAATTAA TGCCATCGTCCATCGTGGATGTCGGGTCGACTCGCCTGAAAAAAGCGGTGGACAAAGAGCTCATCATTACACGATGTCGGAATCGATTGAAAGGG AAGAAAAATCTGAAAAAATATCTCCCAGAACGGTTCAGCTTCTTGTACCAGTTCCTATGGAATCAGATGCCCTCCAATCTGTACGAGAACATCATCGGCAAGCTGAACAAATCGCACCTGGAGTTCAAAACCAAAGTCATCAGCTCGATGGTACCGGACGAAGTGCTGCACAGCCCGGATGATTACAAAACCACCAAATTCATGACCGCCGTCATGTTTCTCGACGTTTCCG GGTTCACCGATCTGTCCGAGCTGTACAACAATCCCGAAAACGGAGGAGCGTCTAAGCTTTCCCAAGTGCTCAACACGTACCTCGGTGGGATAGTGCATGAAATATTGGGCCATGGTGGAGACATCCTCAAATTCTCCGGCGACGCCATCCTGGTACTGTTCACAGCAAACTCCTCCGTCTCGCTGCCGGACGCCATCCATCGGGCGATTGATACGGCTATCATCATTCAGCTTTCCTACGGGCGCTACAAGACGGACGTTGGGGTAACGTTACGCATCAAGATCGCTATTTCCGCCGGGGAGGTACACTTTTCGCTGGTGGGAACGCAAGCCTTCTCCCATTACGTGGTCGCTGGGCAGCCGGTGTGGAAAGTGAAGATGGCCGAACGAATCGCATTGGCCGGAGATATCATCGTGACGTACTATG CCTGGAGCTACATACACGACAACGAGTACGTTTGGGAGTCGTGTGCGGACAAGCTGCACCTGAAGATCAAAGGGTTCACTAGCTATTGGCGGTCGGCGAAGCGGTTAAATTTCAGCGAATCGTCCTACTGGGACGATCAGGAAGATGAAGATCCTATGGAGCAGGACGATTCAATCAAAATTGACAGTGAAATGCTTGCCA TTCGTCCACGGCTCAAGTACGTAACGCCACACGTTGTGTCGTCCTCGCTGCAAAAGTTCCTGATCAAGCCCGTGCTGAATGCGGTCGAAAACAACGAACCGCTGGAGCTGCTGACCGAGATGCGTCAAATCGTGACGGTGTTTCTGAACATCGTCCTGAAGCCGCGCGATGTCGTTGAGATGATCAAGGAAATTAATTCCATTTTTACCACCGTTTGCAA AATTGTCGACAACTACGAAGGGATCGTGAACAAGCTGTCGCTCTTCGACAAGGATGTAATGTTTCTGATCATCTTCGGGCTGCGCGGGCTGAAGCACGAGATGGACAGCCAGATCGCGCTGCACTGTGCGTGCGAGATACAGGAAACGTACGCGAAAAACCCTTCCATCATTTCGTCCTCGATCGGCATCACGACCGGCATCGCGTACTGCGGCATCGTTGGCCACACGGTGCGGCGCGAGTATTCCGCGATCGGGGTGGACGTGAACAAGGCGGCCCGGCTGATGATGGCCTACCCGCACAAGGTGACGTGCGACAAGAGCACGTTTATGATGAGCAAGCTGGATCCGGCCCACTTTACGCTGCAGGACGCCATCCAGCTGAAGGGTTTGCACAACGTGGGCCCAATCTACGAGTTCCGGGAGTTTATTGC GGAACGCGAGCTTCTAAAACCGATGGTATACAACTATCCGCTGGTCGATCGGGATCAGTTTATAGAAATCTTTCAGGAAATGATTGAAGATGGGCTAGTGATTGCCCAACAGACGGTACAATGCACTCGCGCAGACTTTCCAGCGGATCAGTGGATTCAAAACTGCCTTCTGATACGGGGCGAAGGGCAGATGGGCAAAACGAGGCTCATCAACGAGTTCTTCTACATCGCGCTACGTAACAAACACATCAGCTCGCTATGCTTTTCGCTTAGCCTTAAAGACTCCAAG AAACCATTTTCCGCGGTAAGCCTTTGCATTTCGCGGCCGCTCGGATTTACCGAAACGATCACGACCGCGACACGGCAAAACCGCATGAAGCTGTACCTGCGCGAGCATAGGCTGGAGCAGCACGTGTCGCTGCTGAACGAAATCCTCGGCACGAGCTTTAACGAAACGCCGGCGACCGCCGCCCTTGGCCCAGCGGAAAAGGATGCCGCCCGAAAGGAACTGTTTCGCTTCCTCTGCCAGAAG ACGTTCCAAAATCTATGGGTGCTGATTATCGACGACGCCGAGTTTATGGACGACGAATCGTTCGACCTGTTCGACGTGATCTGGGAAATGCCGCAGATCATTACGGTGCTGACGGTGGGCTACCAGAAGCGGCTCAGCCCGGTGCGCGTGCGCGTACTGGACAGCCCGCATGTGTGCCAGGTAAAGCTGCCGCCGATCGAAACGCTGCTGCACAAGGCGGTCGCCTGCCAGTTTCTGAACGTCAATGCAATACCGCTCGATCTGGAAAG GCTGCTGCATACGATCAGCAACGGCAATCCGGGCTGGATCAACACGTTCCTGCTGTGCCTGCGCCAGAGCGGCCTCCTGCGCATCAAGCGCATGGGCTACAGCGCGGCCCAGGCGGACGGGTACGTGTTCTGCGAATCGTCCTTCCTGCACCGGGACAGCATCAAGTCGAGCAGTACGCTCCGGCCCAGCCTGTCCGACTGGCGGCTGTTCGAGTCGTCGTTCGACAGTGGCGACCCGCTGCTCTACCCGGGCGAGGAGACGCCGTCCCTGTTCAACAAGATCGTGGACGTCGCGTACCTGGCCGGGCCGGTCGACACGAAGGATTACTACACCTCCCGCAACCTGGAAGCGTTCCATCTGATGCTGTACGATTCGCTGTCCGCGTTCGAGCAGCTCGTATGCAAATGTGCCGCCTTTTTGgggcagaagtttttgcgcgCCTCGCTCATGTACACGATGGCGACGGAGAGTGAATGGGAGGTGGCGATCG CAATGAAGAAACTGTTTGACCTTCAAATCCTATCGTGCGCAATCGGCGACTTTAGCGAAGGCTTCCGGTTGGCGCAGAAAAACGTGAACAGCAGCTGGCTGGAGAGTGGGGAATGTGCCTGCATTGCGCTGGAAGTTGATC GAACCTGCAAGGATCTGCCCAAGTACGCGGTGTGCGGATATTCCAAGTTTAATTCCAGCGAGTTCCACAGCACGGTGTACAATCTGGTGACGGAGGAACAGAAGAAGCAATACCACAGCAATGCGCTCGAGTTTATTGAAAGTGAAACGAAAAA ATGCAACTCGTGCGGAGCGGTGCCGTTCAAGAATTTGCTGAGCAGTGAAGAAACGTACGAGGTGCAGGTTGGGTGTCGGAACTCGGAAGCTTCCGGGGATGGCAATGAGATGCTGTTCCAGAGTAGCACAAGC CGTTTTTCGTTGTACTCCTCCCAGC AATCCATCATCTTTGACTGCTTCCGACGGCGCCGCAGCTCGTCGCGCCGTGCACCGGTCCTGAGCTACGGTGCGTACAGCTTCGTCAACTGCACCTGCAACATGATCCTGTACAACATGTTCAGCGAGATCGTGCTGCACAGCCGGGGAGCCGGTATGCTAGAGAAGTGCGTTGAGGCGATGATCGAATGGGCCCGCATCTGCATCAAGCTGTCCAACATCCCGAAAGCGATCGCCATCCTGGAGGAGGCGGAGAAGTTAATGGCG AGTATTGATACGGTAGAAAACATTGCGCTCGTAACGTATCTGAGGGGCCGTCTGTACACGGTGAAGGCGCGTGGGAAGTACTCCTTGGAGCAGTTTGAGCGTGCCCTGGAGCTGTACTACCGTGCCGCTCGTACATTGGGAATGGATTTTCCACGCCAACG TTCGCTCGTTCGTCTAAAGAGCAAATACTACTTGGCGAAGGTGAAATCGTACCTCAATCCTACCGGCAAGGAAAAAAGCCGCTCCAGCAAGAGTTTGTTCTACAGCTTGATCGTGTCCCAGATCGCCAGCTGCTTCAACGGGATGCACAAGCTGTTCGTGAAGCTGCGCGACTGGGACCGGGCCGCGCTGGCAGCCATCTGGGGCCTGAAGCATGCGTTGCGCCATCGCAAGGGCAGCACGGTGCTGGTGAAATCGTTTGCCAACTTTTTCCACAcag CATACCACGTTGGCTACTCCGAAAGTATCGCGTGGATGCAGGAACGTTCGCTGGAGATTGTGGCTGAAAACGTTCACCGAATCGATGCCGACTATCTGGATGCGGTGGTTCGCTTCTATACGGCGCTGTTTCGTTGCCA GACCTTACGCTCGAAGAAGATACTCTCGATCGAGCTCGGCAAGGTGGTGCTGCACATTAACGACAAGCTGCAGCAACAGTCGGCTGAATGGGACATCATACCGATACTGTGCGAGCTGCTGCTCTCCCACCGGCGCATCGCCGAAACGGTACAAACGCTCTGGGCACTGCAGCAACTGATCGTGCATCAACAGTCGAGCCCAACGGGGCACATCTGGTACTATGCGATCTGTCTCGACGTGCTGCTCGACACGAGCTGCTGCATCGAGACGTACCGGCGGAGCGAGAACTTTTACTAcaaaaatcgcgaatcgtTCCTGGCCCAGCGGGATGGGTTTGCGAGCGCCCGGCTCTTTGCCAACCTGTGGCTGTGGTGCGTCCGGTACGGTGCCTGGGTGGCGGCCGACAACTGGCTGGCGCTGCTGCGCGACCACTTCGTGCTGAGCGCGTACGATTCGACGATCAACATCAACACGGCGGTGCGCATCCTGGAGGGTATGGTGCTGACCCTGATCAACCACATCGAGGCGCGCAACACCGCCCAGATACGGCGGGTGCGGGCCAGCATCGAGACGCTGCTCGGCAGCGTCGAGCAGGCCCTCGCCGTCAACCGCAATCACGTGGCGCGGTTCGAGCTGATGCGCATCTACTACCGGCAAGTGGTGGACCCGCGGGCCGGCGGTACGGTGCGCCGGGAGTTGGCCGCGGCCGCCAAACGGGCCCACCAGCGGAACGACCGTCTCTGCCACGATCAGATCGAACACACGGCCAAG ttTTGGCAGCGGGAGCTGACGCCGGCGCTGGAAAACTTCTGGCTAGATCACGCTGCCGGAAGTGATCGCAGCGACGGGGCGAGCCGCAACCAGAGCTTCGCCGCCGGGCCCGCGTTCGGCATCGGCAACGAGCAGCTGTACGATTATGCGAGCTGTATACTGAATCACGAACGAATCTATCCTTATTCAATGCCATTGCCAAGAGCCCGGTTCCGATGA